A window from Malania oleifera isolate guangnan ecotype guangnan chromosome 7, ASM2987363v1, whole genome shotgun sequence encodes these proteins:
- the LOC131160970 gene encoding UPF0481 protein At3g47200-like codes for MARAALAELHSSFGYRRWLCLNERNAMVVSKLTFELVGRGSNPKRIGDFTTKEEKSDEKRKMIRIEAARVRQDSIVSCGCGDPVINIDKIYSRRLQSEMINGLEQRGTQACQKCHMQKVCPLMRRNKENDKYFNPSVVSIGPYHHGKKELEVAEGLKPRVVLEFISSSGRQAHEFYNKILEVSDEARKRYVDISIRDYNDEEFADMMFLDGCFILQFIDSVAHNKFHCLDVFVKQVGLKGFGSFFMDIILLENQLPYAILMALMSVKKQENERGKVSISLENLITKFLKQFNATVEVARHGEQDYSHKPAVEEPIHLLQLLRRKFIGKREKKENHAYKNDKCTYFNSFRSAVELKAKGICFKCSNTNFLGDITFTSNYWSLFGKLTLPRMVVDDVTVHLFLNMIAYETAPNATDGFEVSAYIYFLDSLVDGADDVKELRSQKILSSFSCDETVSKMICCMGAEASPDWSVVPNVSRRIQEHYDSRLRTWIAQAWHDYFSSPWTVVALFAAAYVIFLTSTQTYFTVYPRQG; via the exons ATGGCACGTGCGGCGTTGGCTGAGCTCCATTCGAGCTTCGGTTACCGCCGTTGGCTTTGTCTTAATGAGAGGAACGCGATGGTGGTCTCAAAACTGACTTTTGAGCTAGTGGGCAGAGGCTCCAATCCG AAACGAATTGGGGATTTTACTACCAAAGAAGAGAAatctgatgagaagagaaaaatgaTCAGAATAGAGGCTGCCCGTGTGCGTCAAGACAGTATTGTTTCATGTGGTTGTGGAGATCCAGTGATCAATATAGACAAAATCTACAGTAGGCGGCTTCAATCCGAAATGATCAATGGACTGGAGCAAAGAGGAACTCAGGCCTGCCAAAAATGCCATATGCAGAAAGTTTGCCCATTGATGCGAAGGAACAAAGAGAACGACAAATACTTTAACCCCTCAGTGGTTTCCATCGGCCCCTATCACCATGGAAAGAAAGAGCTTGAGGTAGCAGAAGGGCTAAAGCCTAGAGTGGTATTGGAGTTCATCTCCAGCAGTGGACGCCAAGCTCATGAATTCTATAACAAGATTTTAGAGGTGAGTGACGAGGCCAGGAAAAGGTATGTTGATATTTCAATCAGAGATTACAATGATGAAGAATTTGCAGACATGATGTTTCTTGATGGCTGCTTTATTCTGCAGTTTATCGACAGTGTTGCACATAATAAATTTCATTGTTTGGATGTTTTTGTTAAACAAGTAGGCTTGAAAGGTTTTGGATCATTCTTCATGGACATCATTTTGCTGGAGAACCAACTGCCCTATGCCATTCTCATGGCACTCATGAGCGTGAAGAAACAAGAAAATGAAAGGGGAAAAGTGAGCATTAGTTTGGAAAATCTTATTACTAAATTCCTAAAGCAGTTCAATGCAACAGTAGAAGTGGCAAGGCATGGAGAACAAGATTATAGTCATAAACCAGCTGTTGAAGAACCCATTCATCTCCTACAATTGTTGAGGAGAAAATTTATTGGcaagagagaaaagaaagaaaaccaTGCATATAAAAATGACAAATGTACATATTTTAACTCCTTCCGCTCAGCCGTGGAGCTCAAAGCAAAAGGGATTTGCTTCAAATGCAGCAATACGAACTTTTTGGGAGACATTACTTTCACCTCCAATTACTGGAGCCTTTTTGGGAAGCTAACGCTTCCTCGAATGGTAGTTGACGATGTAACAGTGCATCTCTTTCTAAATATGATAGCCTATGAAACAGCCCCGAACGCAACAGATGGTTTCGAGGTTTCTGCTTACATCTATTTTCTGGATTCGCTCGTGGATGGCGCTGACGATGTGAAAGAGCTGCGATCACAGAAGATTCTCAGCTCCTTTTCGTGCGATGAAACAGTGTCAAAAATGATTTGCTGCATGGGTGCAGAGGCTTCACCGGACTGGTCTGTTGTTCCAAATGTTAGCAGGAGGATTCAGGAGCACTACGATAGTAGGCTCAGGACTTGGATAGCTCAGGCGTGGCATGATTATTTCAGCAGCCCCTGGACTGTTGTTGCATTATTTGCAGCTGCTTATGTCATTTTCTTGACTTCCACCCAAACTTATTTCACTGTTTATCCCCGCCAAGGATAA